AAGATTGTCAAAAAATGCGAGTGTAAATCTTTTCAGACGGCCTTTTGTCCGATGGCATGGTGTGCTTCGCGTCGCCATTGTTCTAATAGGGATATTAATGATTCGGCCGAAGTGTGGCCGTTGCTGATGGCAGCCTGCAGCCAGTAGCAGGCGGTCGGAACATGACAGCCGATACCTTGTCCGTGATAGTAAAAACAGGCGAGGTGGTATTGGGCGGAAGGGTGGTTTTGTTCGGCAGCAATGGCGTACCAGTGTGCAGCTGCCCAAGGATCTTGCGCCGTACCGAGGCCGTAATGGTAGATGCGGCCTAAGGCAGCCGCCGCGTTTTTATGGTGGAACTCGGCAGCTTCCATGTAATTTTTGCGTGCAGCATTATAGTCGGCGGGATGGCCGATGGCATGGGCTTGTGCTTCCGCCAAACGGTAGATGGCTTCGGTTTGTTGCTGTTGCAGGGCGGCAGTTTTGATTTGTTCGTATTGTTGCGGATGGTACAGCGCGGCGTCGCTGATGAGTTTTTGTGCCGCGGCGGCAGAACCCAGCGCGGCGGCACGGTGGTAGTAATCATGCGCAATATGGTTGTCGGCTTTGATGCCGAGGCCGTAGCGGTAGAGGTCGCCCATGATTTTCAGGGCTTCGGGATGGTCTTTCTCAGCGGCGGCTTTGGCATATCGTGCCGCTTGAAACGGATCGCGTTCGGAAAGTTCGCCGGTCAGGGCGTATTGGGCCAGCTTGGCCTGTGCTTCCGCTTGCTCTTTGTCGGCGGCACGACGATACCATTCTAAGGCTTCGGGTTTGCGTTGGGCAGCAAGAAGGTCGGCCAGCAGGGTTTGTGCGGCGATGTGGCCGGCTTGCGCGGCTTGTTCGAGATAGTGTTCGGCTTGTGCGTGGTTGGGGCTGACACCTGTGCCGTAGAAGTAGATTTGACCGAGTTGCCAGCAGGCTGCAGTCACGCCGAGCGCTGCCGCTTTTTCGTATTGTTCGATAGCTGTTGCAACGTCGCCTTGGCGTTGATGATGGCGTGCCAAATGGTAATACGCAGGTGCGGCATATCGGGCAGCGGCAAGCTCCGCCCAGTAGAGCGATTGTGGATCGTTGCGCTGCGTGTGGTAACGCATGAGAATTAATTGGGCTTCGAGGTGACCTTGCTCACTCAGCCAGGCGTATTCGTTAAGAAGCTGTCCGGTCGGGGTGCCGTTGTGTTCGCGTTGTTGCAACAGGGTGAAGAGTGCCTTGGGATGGCGTTGGGCCGCGGCGGCTTCCAACCATGGAAGTGCCTGCTCCGGATGACCGTTTTGCAGCAGATGGTCGCCCAATACAAAAGCAGCTTCCGTATATCCCTGCTCTGCGGCCTGTTGCAGCAGGGGCAGGGCTTGGGCGGTATTGGATTGTTCCAAAAGGGCGGCGGCTTGCCGGTAGAGGATATCAGGAGCGGCGGTCATGGTTTGCGGGCGGATATAAAGTGGAAGACGGATGCTGCGGCATATGGGCGGCGATACCGGTTGAGGGCTTTGTAAAAATATTGCTCGGCACAGTTTTATAGAGTGTATTGCCTTGCCGGCTTATCTTTAGGATGTTTGGCTTGTTATATTGTTTTGCCTAGGGATACATCCATATTTTTTGTGTTACAAAGGGCTCAGGTTGAGTCGGTATGGGCTCATGGCAGCTCGGTCATTATACTGTTTTTGTAATTTATTGTTAATGATAAATGCAGTTTTTTGTGTTTTGTTTACATGGCAGTAGCTAAGGTATTGATTGTTTCAGGCCGTCTGAAAAACATTTCAGACGGCCTGAGCTTTTCTTTCGCTAAGTCAGGTTGTCGGTGTGGAAGAGTCGGATGTGTCTTTGTTAGGAAAAAAGACCTGACTGTAGAAGTTGCCGTTAATTTGGGTCACGTTGAGGTGGTACATACGGTAGGCATGGAACAGCTCTTTGTCAGGCGGTGTCGGATGATTCCAAAATTCTGCCAAGGTATTTTGGTCAGTAATGCCGGGAATATCATAATAGGCACGGCCGAGAACCTTAACTGGCATATTGTGAATCAGTCCGGACAGGCCGCTGGTGCTGTTGATGGTAACCATGCCGAGACCGTGGCGCAGGAAAATGGGTAGGGGGACATCATGGACATAAATCACACGGCCTTTGAGTTCGGGGTGTTCTTTGATAAAGCGCTTAATGTCGCGCCAGTAGTCGATAAAGCCGCGGTCCATCGGATGATGCTTAATGATGATGTTGGTATCGGCAGGCGTGTGCTCGGCAAATGAACTCAAAACATGGAGTAGGAAGTTGCGGACGCTGGGAAAGTCGCAATGGATACGGACTTGGCTGTCGTTGAATACCTGTAAGGGAACAATAAAAAACTTACCGTATTTGCCTGCTTCCACACGTTTGGCGATTTGGATGTCTTCAATATAGTAGTTCAAACGCTTGAGGATGGAGAGCGACCACGGTTTGAGGTAATGGCCGGCATTGGGTGCGCGGTGGTGGATGTAGTCGGGGTATTTGCGTGGATTGCGGAACAACTCGATATAGTAACGGATGGCGTTTTTTGCCATGGGCGTAAAA
This genomic interval from Neisseria flavescens contains the following:
- a CDS encoding SEL1-like repeat protein, which gives rise to MTAAPDILYRQAAALLEQSNTAQALPLLQQAAEQGYTEAAFVLGDHLLQNGHPEQALPWLEAAAAQRHPKALFTLLQQREHNGTPTGQLLNEYAWLSEQGHLEAQLILMRYHTQRNDPQSLYWAELAAARYAAPAYYHLARHHQRQGDVATAIEQYEKAAALGVTAACWQLGQIYFYGTGVSPNHAQAEHYLEQAAQAGHIAAQTLLADLLAAQRKPEALEWYRRAADKEQAEAQAKLAQYALTGELSERDPFQAARYAKAAAEKDHPEALKIMGDLYRYGLGIKADNHIAHDYYHRAAALGSAAAAQKLISDAALYHPQQYEQIKTAALQQQQTEAIYRLAEAQAHAIGHPADYNAARKNYMEAAEFHHKNAAAALGRIYHYGLGTAQDPWAAAHWYAIAAEQNHPSAQYHLACFYYHGQGIGCHVPTACYWLQAAISNGHTSAESLISLLEQWRREAHHAIGQKAV
- a CDS encoding capsule biosynthesis protein, whose product is MKQTVLKNNLQNLLESAENILLLQGPVGNFFLRLADWLTTNGKTVHKFNFNAGDDYFYLPTQAHTVVFNDNYDVFPEFLQEYITQHHIQAVVCFGDTRPYHVIAKRIANENQASFWAFEEGYFRPYYITLEKDGVNAFSPLPRRADFFLEQFPKLAQQEYKAPTPVRGGFTPMAKNAIRYYIELFRNPRKYPDYIHHRAPNAGHYLKPWSLSILKRLNYYIEDIQIAKRVEAGKYGKFFIVPLQVFNDSQVRIHCDFPSVRNFLLHVLSSFAEHTPADTNIIIKHHPMDRGFIDYWRDIKRFIKEHPELKGRVIYVHDVPLPIFLRHGLGMVTINSTSGLSGLIHNMPVKVLGRAYYDIPGITDQNTLAEFWNHPTPPDKELFHAYRMYHLNVTQINGNFYSQVFFPNKDTSDSSTPTT